The following coding sequences lie in one Mycobacterium sp. Z3061 genomic window:
- a CDS encoding DUF58 domain-containing protein — protein MGKHLNRAKAHFGTDTRGLLEGGRYALSHTRSMEFDDLRPYVPGDDVRDIDWKASARSGSVLIKRFVSEKHHKILLVADAGRNMAALAPSGEYKRDVAAHIMGAVGLIGLRRSDQIGMVFGDSRGCVNVPQRRGETHVEGLLHRWYQHTMTHPGSSDIAAQLDYVATHYRHSMLIVVVSDEPGVSEELHGVLARLRGRHDMLWAMVSDMPAVGPDNTDGYDVDTGRFVLNGADLGPRVVAAYRRAEQARRDRLAKFLTRRAIPYAAISGSDDIRRELVGLTEAAGRAG, from the coding sequence TTGGGCAAGCACCTCAACCGGGCCAAGGCGCACTTCGGCACCGACACCCGCGGGCTGCTCGAAGGCGGTCGCTACGCGCTATCGCACACGCGCAGCATGGAATTCGACGACCTGCGCCCATATGTTCCCGGCGACGACGTCCGCGACATCGACTGGAAAGCCTCCGCCCGATCCGGCAGCGTGCTCATCAAACGGTTCGTCTCCGAGAAGCACCACAAGATCCTGCTCGTCGCCGATGCCGGCCGCAACATGGCGGCACTGGCCCCCAGCGGGGAGTACAAGCGCGACGTAGCCGCCCACATCATGGGCGCCGTCGGATTGATCGGCCTGCGGCGCTCCGATCAGATCGGCATGGTGTTCGGCGATAGTCGCGGCTGCGTGAACGTCCCGCAGCGTCGCGGCGAGACGCACGTCGAAGGTCTGTTGCACCGCTGGTACCAGCACACCATGACCCATCCCGGCAGCAGCGACATCGCCGCCCAACTCGATTACGTTGCAACGCATTACCGCCACTCCATGCTGATCGTCGTGGTCTCCGACGAACCCGGCGTCAGCGAGGAACTCCACGGCGTTCTCGCCAGATTGAGGGGGCGCCACGACATGCTGTGGGCGATGGTGTCCGACATGCCCGCGGTGGGGCCGGACAACACCGACGGGTACGACGTCGACACCGGCCGATTCGTGCTGAACGGAGCCGACCTGGGTCCGCGTGTCGTCGCCGCCTACCGCCGCGCCGAACAGGCTCGCCGCGACCGACTGGCGAAGTTCCTGACTCGTCGCGCGATCCCGTACGCCGCCATCTCCGGCAGCGATGACATCCGCCGCGAACTCGTCGGCCTGACCGAGGCGGCCGGTCGTGCCGGATGA
- a CDS encoding AAA family ATPase: MTTARTQPDQRDLDGIRRIVDAISEAFAAKIVGQQELRESLLIGLLSGGHVLLESVPGLAKTTAAKVLAESIHGRFQRIQCTPDLLPSDIIGTQIYDSSTNSFVTQLGPVHANIVLLDEINRSSAKTQSAMLEAMEERQTTIAGQVHTLTDPFLVIATQNPVDQEGTYPLSEAQTDRFLLKEIVRYPSPEEEVEVMARIDAGVYDTRRPAAPVVSLDDVLRLQDVVRHVYMDRALMLYASQLVDVTRHPGRALPKQTARLVEYGASPRATIAFCKAARAQAVLSGRAHVLPEDIAKLAHRVLRHRLILGFEAASANVTPETVIDAALRAVRVP; encoded by the coding sequence ATGACTACAGCACGGACACAACCGGATCAGCGCGATCTTGACGGAATCCGGCGGATCGTCGACGCCATCTCCGAGGCGTTCGCCGCCAAGATCGTCGGGCAACAAGAGTTACGGGAATCGCTGCTGATCGGACTGTTATCGGGCGGCCACGTCTTGCTGGAAAGCGTCCCCGGCCTGGCCAAGACCACTGCCGCCAAGGTCCTTGCCGAATCGATTCACGGCCGCTTCCAACGCATCCAATGCACCCCTGACCTGCTGCCCAGCGACATCATCGGCACCCAGATCTACGACTCGTCGACCAACTCGTTCGTCACCCAACTGGGACCCGTGCACGCCAACATCGTGCTGCTCGACGAGATCAACCGGTCCAGCGCCAAGACCCAGAGCGCGATGCTCGAGGCGATGGAGGAGCGGCAGACCACGATCGCCGGCCAGGTGCACACGCTCACCGACCCGTTCCTGGTCATCGCGACGCAGAACCCCGTCGACCAGGAAGGCACTTACCCGCTGTCGGAGGCGCAGACCGACCGGTTCCTGCTCAAGGAGATCGTGCGCTACCCCTCTCCCGAGGAAGAGGTGGAAGTGATGGCGCGGATCGACGCCGGCGTCTACGACACCCGACGACCCGCGGCGCCCGTCGTCAGCCTCGATGATGTACTGCGCCTACAGGACGTGGTGCGCCACGTCTACATGGACCGGGCGCTGATGCTCTACGCCAGCCAACTGGTGGACGTGACCCGCCACCCCGGGCGGGCGCTGCCCAAGCAGACCGCGCGCCTGGTCGAGTACGGTGCCAGCCCGCGTGCCACCATCGCCTTCTGCAAGGCGGCAAGGGCGCAGGCGGTGCTGTCCGGGCGGGCACACGTACTCCCGGAGGACATTGCGAAGCTCGCGCACCGGGTGCTGCGGCACCGGCTCATTCTCGGATTCGAGGCGGCCAGCGCCAACGTCACTCCCGAGACCGTGATCGACGCCGCCCTGCGCGCCGTCCGGGTGCCCTGA